In one window of Musa acuminata AAA Group cultivar baxijiao chromosome BXJ3-2, Cavendish_Baxijiao_AAA, whole genome shotgun sequence DNA:
- the LOC135631696 gene encoding receptor-like protein EIX2, producing MGGRTPLVVLTFSLAVLSIELGISHGCRETERKALNDFKRGLHDPSNRLSSWVGEDCCAWEGVGCSNISGHVIKLDLRNRRRTYPIEYCTHQEVYDKLDDDPGCKWAVRGDMTPSLRSLQQLSHLDLSGNYFTHKPIPKFFGAFRRLTYLNLSGAGFMGRVPDQLGNLSNLQHLDLSYNCYGDDEGDGFFYLYLENTRWISMLTSLRHLNMTGVRFTNAANWFQDLNALPHIQEIELCSCELGTFPRSLSHVNFTSLTTLDLRGNDINSTIPDWVFNITSLEFLYLGGNNLYGFFPDSVTRLTSLKALDFSGNVFQDGFIRLAPLSNLCKLQILNLRYGPINDVLVNLKMVFSGCLKYSMEELDLSDTQLSGSFPDWLGNIKNLKFLDLSFNSIYGSVPASIGNLSLLQYLYLDSNDLNGTISKGIGQLKSLVGLDLYNNSLSISDDDLVNLSSLKYLDISYNFIELNKSDDWIPPFQLQSLSMDFCQIGPTPQFPKWLRTQTTLRQLDLSSASIKDMFFDRLPSSLEYLDLRNNSLSGHLPPKILNMMPRLKYLYLSNNKITGVKDMILDGRPSSLEYLDLSYNSLHGSQLVSLGNLSMLRSLDLGSNNLKGMLPEGIKRLKGLTDLDLYNNSLRLSEDDLANLPSLKYLIISYNSIYLNKSDDWIPPFQLNTLWMGFCQILPMPQFPKWLRTQTTLSELYLSNTGIKETIPNWLPSGLQYLDLSDNKITGEIPQFFPKLKYLSLSNNSFSGNLSPRITNTMPSLQWFDLSMNNISGGIPFSYCRSSNLERLQLSENNLSGEVPNCWKNSSNLLLLDLSNNKLVGGVPDSLCNLQMLESLHLSYNNLSGPIPHCLKSCTELSTLDLGHNNFIGNIPTWIGESLLYLKTLSLRSNAFNGSIPQLSSLPYLRILDLSNNNLSGMIPQSFGDFSALKSAPTYQCCYFNNYTLSVEYMWLFIKGSEIKYNTSKQLSIDTLIDLSNNYLSGNIPEELGNLHGLRSLNLSGNYLIGQIPRSIDGMKQLEVLDLSRNNLSGAIPSGLATLNFLDHLNLSYNNLSGSIPTGNQLQTFIDPSIYIGNPYLCGPSLPINCAVNIAKAIEEEQNEDSSESRMETLWLYTSITLGFIIGFWVICGSLLLRRTWRITYFRAIDNMFDKLYVVMVVTIAKYRRKL from the exons ATGGGCGGGAGAACCCCTCTTGTTGTCCTCACCTTTTCTCTTGCTGTTCTGAGCATTGAGCTTGGGATTTCTCATGGCTGCCGAGAGACGGAGAGGAAAGCCCTCAACGACTTCAAGCGTGGACTTCATGATCCTTCCAATCGTCTCTCTTCCTGGGTCGGGGAGGACTGTTGTGCGTGGGAAGGTGTTGGCTGCAGCAACATCTCTGGTCATGTTATCAAGCTGGATCTTCGAAATAGACGTCGGACGTATCCAATTGAGTACTGCACTCATCAGGAGGTGTACGACAAGTTGGATGATGATCCAGGATGCAAATGGGCAGTGCGTGGTGACATGACTCCATCACTGCGTTCTCTCCAACAACTTAGTCACCTGGACCTCAGCGGCAACTATTTTACGCATAAACCTATCCCCAAGTTCTTTGGAGCTTTCAGAAGACTAACATATCTTAACCTCTCAGGTGCAGGCTTCATGGGTAGAGTACCTGACCAGCTCGGAAATCTATCCAATTTGCAGCACCTCGACCTTTCTTATAACTGCTATGGGGATGATGAAGGTGATGGCTTCTTCTACTTGTACCTTGAGAACACGAGATGGATCTCTATGCTCACTTCCCTTCGGCATCTTAACATGACTGGTGTCCGTTTTACAAATGCGGCCAACTGGTTCCAAGATTTGAATGCACTACCACATATACAAGAGATTGAATTATGTTCTTGTGAATTAGGGACCTTTCCACGTTCGCTGTCTCATGTCAACTTCACATCTCTCACCACTCTTGATTTACGAGGCAATGATATAAACTCCACCATACCAGATTGGGTGTTCAATATTACTAGCCTCGAGTTCCTTTATCTTGGTGGGAATAACCTATATGGATTCTTTCCTGATTCTGTTACGAGGTTAACATCTCTCAAGGCACTCGACTTCTCTGGGAATGTGTTCCAAGATGGCTTCATACGATTAGCTCCTCTATCCAACCTCTGCAAGCTCCAAATTCTCAATCTACGCTATGGGCCTATTAACGATGTGCTTGTCAATTTAAAAATGGTTTTCTCTGGATGTCTTAAGTATAGTATGGAGGAATTGGACCTCAGCGACACCCAGCTGAGTGGTTCCTTTCCGGATTGGCTAGGGAACATCAAGAATCTTAAATTTCTTGATCTTTCTTTCAACTCTATCTATGGATCAGTGCCGGCATCTATCGGGAATCTATCATTGCTGCAATATTTGTATTTAGATTCCAATGATTTGAATGGGACGATTTCCAAAGGAATCGGACAATTAAAGAGCCTTGTTGGTTTGGATCTCTACAATAACTCGTTGAGCATATCGGACGATGACTTGGTTAATCTATCGAGTTTGAAATATTTGGACATTTCGTACAACTTCATTGAATTGAACAAAAGCGATGATTGGATCCCTCCTTTTCAGCTTCAAAGTCTCTCCATGGATTTCTGCCAAATAGGGCCCACGCCCCAATTTCCAAAATGGCTCCGAACACAGACCACTCTTCGTCAACTAGATTTGTCAAGTGCAAGTATCAAAGACATGTTTTTCGACAGGCTTCCTTCTAGTCTTGAGTATTTGGATCTCAGAAATAATTCTTTATCTGGACATCTTCCTCCAAAAATATTAAACATGATGCCAAGACTAAAATATTTGTATCTCTCCAACAACAAGATTACtg GAGTAAAAGACATGATTCTCGATGGGCGTCCTTCGAGTCTTGAGTATTTGGATCTTTCTTATAACTCTCTCCATGGATCACAACTTGTATCTCTTGGAAACCTCTCTATGCTGCGATCTTTGGATTTAGGATCCAACAATTTGAAGGGGATGCTTCCGGAAGGCATCAAACGGTTGAAGGGCCTTACAGATTTGGATCTCTACAATAACTCATTGAGATTATCGGAGGACGACCTTGCTAATCTACCAAGTTTGAAATATTTGATCATTTCATACAACTCTATATACTTGAACAAAAGCGATGATTGGATCCCTCCCTTTCAGCTTAACACCCTTTGGATGGGATTCTGCCAAATACTGCCCATGCCCCAATTTCCGAAATGGCTCCGAACACAAACCACTCTTAGTgaattatatttatcaaatacAGGGATCAAAGAAACGATTCCCAATTGGCTTCCATCCGGTCTCCAATATTTGGATCTATCCGATAACAAGATTACTGGTGAGATACCACAATTCTttccaaaattaaaatatttatctctttCAAATAACTCATTCTCTGGGAATCTTTCACCAAGAATCACAAATACCATGCCAAGCTTACAATGGTTTGATCTATCTATGAATAATATCAGTGGCGGTATTCCCTTCTCTTATTGTCGATCTAGTAATTTGGAAAGGCTTCAGCTTTCTGAAAATAATTTGTCAGGAGAAGTTCCCAATTGCTGGAAAAATTCCTCAAATTTacttcttttagacttatcaaacAACAAATTAGTCGGTGGAGTCCCTGATTCGCTCTGTAATTTGCAAATGCTAGAGTCACTGCACTTGAGTTACAATAATTTATCCGGGCCGATTCCTCATTGTTTAAAGAGTTGCACAGAACTATCTACTCTCGACTTGGGCCACAACAACTTTATCGGGAACATACCAACTTGGATTGGAGAAAGCCTATTGTATCTGAAGACACTTAGCTTACGCTCGAATGCCTTCAACGGCAGTATTCCTCAATTATCTTCTCTACCATATCTTCGTATCTTGGATCTCTCCAACAACAATCTTTCAGGAATGATACCACAGAGCTTTGGGGACTTCAGTGCATTAAAAAGCGCTCCTACGTATCAGTGTTGTTACTTCAACAATTATACTCTCAGTGTGGAATATATGTGGCTCTTCATAAAAGGAAGTGAAATCAAGTATAACACCTCCAAACAACTTTCAATTGATACACTTATTGATCTCTCCAACAATTACTTATCTGGAAACATCCCTGAAGAATTGGGGAATTTGCATGGATTGCGGAGCTTAAATCTATCTGGAAATTACCTTATAGGTCAGATACCAAGAAGCATCGACGGAATGAAACAACTAGAAGTCCTCGATCTCTCAAGAAATAATCTCTCGGGTGCAATTCCGTCCGGTTTGGCGACCTTGAATTTCTTagaccatttgaatttatcatataaCAATCTTTCAGGAAGCATTCCCACTGGCAACCAATTGCAAACTTTTATTGATCCATCTATCTACATTGGCAATCCATATCTTTGTGGCCCTTCTTTGCCCATAAATTGTGCGGTGAATATAGCGAAGGCCATTGAAGAAGAGCAAAATGAAGATTCTTCTGAGAGCAGAATGGAAACACTTTGGTTATACACGAGCATCACGCTAGGATTTATTATAGGATTTTGGGTGATTTGTGGAAGTCTTTTGTTACGACGGACATGGAGGATCACGTACTTTCGTGCCATTGATAACATGTTTGACAAGCTATACGTGGTTATGGTAGTGACCATAGCAAAATACAGAAGGAAGCTATGA